In the genome of Kitasatospora cathayae, one region contains:
- a CDS encoding ribonuclease Z, with product MSQRELVVLGTASQVPTRHRNHNGYLLRWDGEGLLFDPGEGTQRQMLHAGVSATQITRIAVTHFHGDHCLGLAGVIQRINLDRVPHPVDVYFPASGEVYFERLRHATAYHETAVLRPRPIDEPGPLPAPGARFALDAVRLDHPVESFGYRLSEPDGRRLVPERLAAFGVYGPAVGRLQHEGAIEVDGRTVTLDEVSEPRPGQKFAFVMDTRLCEGVHQLAEGADLLVVEATFTDADAQLADDHGHLTAGQAAKAAAEAGVRTLVLTHFSQRYPDLSQHLADARKHFDGELVLAEDLARVPVPARRHP from the coding sequence GTGTCCCAGCGCGAACTCGTCGTCCTCGGCACCGCCAGCCAGGTGCCCACCCGGCACCGCAACCACAACGGCTACCTGCTGCGCTGGGACGGCGAGGGCCTGCTGTTCGACCCCGGCGAGGGCACCCAGCGGCAGATGCTGCACGCCGGGGTCTCGGCCACCCAGATCACCCGGATCGCGGTGACCCACTTCCACGGCGACCACTGCCTGGGCCTCGCCGGGGTGATCCAGCGGATCAACCTTGACCGGGTCCCGCACCCGGTGGACGTCTACTTCCCGGCCTCCGGCGAGGTCTACTTCGAGCGGCTGCGGCACGCCACCGCCTACCACGAGACGGCCGTGCTGCGGCCCCGGCCGATCGACGAGCCGGGCCCGCTGCCCGCGCCCGGCGCCCGCTTCGCGCTGGACGCGGTCCGCCTCGACCACCCGGTGGAGTCCTTCGGCTACCGGTTGTCCGAGCCGGACGGCCGCCGGCTGGTGCCCGAGCGGCTCGCCGCGTTCGGCGTGTACGGCCCGGCCGTCGGCCGACTCCAGCACGAGGGCGCGATCGAGGTGGACGGCCGCACGGTCACCCTGGACGAGGTCAGCGAGCCGCGGCCGGGCCAGAAGTTCGCCTTCGTGATGGACACCCGGCTGTGCGAGGGGGTGCACCAACTCGCCGAGGGCGCCGACCTGCTGGTGGTCGAGGCGACCTTCACCGACGCCGACGCCCAGCTCGCCGACGACCACGGCCACCTCACCGCCGGCCAGGCCGCCAAGGCCGCCGCCGAGGCCGGGGTGCGCACCCTGGTGCTGACCCACTTCTCCCAGCGCTACCCGGACCTGAGCCAGCACCTGGCCGACGCCCGCAAGCACTTCGACGGGGAACTGGTGCTCGCCGAGGACCTCGCCCGGGTGCCCGTCCCGGCCCGCCGCCACCCGTGA
- a CDS encoding PhoH family protein, with translation MVTLLGTADSLLRVIEKGFPAADIHVRGNEVTATGTRAEVALVQKLFNEMMLVLRTGQPLTEDSVERSIAMLREEDPDSPAPSQVFTANILSNRGRTIRPKTLNQQRYVEAIDKHTIVFGLGPAGTGKTYLAMAKAVQALQAKEVNRIILTRPAVEAGERLGFLPGTLYEKIDPYLRPLYDALHDMMDPDSIPRLMAAGTIEVAPLAYMRGRTLNDAFIILDEAQNTSPEQMKMFLTRLGFNSRVVVTGDTSQIDLPGGTRSGLKVVQEILADVPDIHFSVLTSNDVVRHKLVGRIVDAYERWDARQEAEENAPAARKPAQRRLGKTAAARAPRQSHRTES, from the coding sequence ATGGTCACCCTGCTCGGCACGGCGGACTCGCTGCTGCGCGTGATCGAGAAGGGCTTCCCCGCCGCCGACATCCACGTCCGCGGCAACGAGGTGACCGCCACCGGGACGCGTGCCGAGGTCGCGCTCGTGCAGAAGCTCTTCAACGAGATGATGCTGGTGCTGCGCACCGGCCAGCCCCTGACGGAGGACTCCGTGGAGCGCTCCATCGCCATGCTTCGCGAGGAGGACCCGGACAGCCCGGCGCCGTCCCAGGTGTTCACCGCGAACATCCTGTCCAACCGGGGTCGCACGATCCGCCCCAAGACGCTCAACCAGCAGCGCTACGTCGAGGCGATCGACAAGCACACGATCGTCTTCGGCCTCGGCCCGGCCGGCACCGGCAAGACCTACCTGGCGATGGCCAAGGCCGTCCAGGCCCTGCAGGCCAAGGAGGTCAACCGGATCATCCTGACCCGCCCGGCGGTCGAGGCGGGCGAGCGGCTGGGCTTCCTGCCCGGCACCCTCTACGAGAAGATCGACCCGTACCTGCGCCCGCTGTACGACGCGCTGCACGACATGATGGACCCGGACTCCATCCCGCGCCTGATGGCGGCCGGCACCATCGAGGTCGCCCCGCTCGCGTACATGCGCGGCCGTACGCTCAATGACGCCTTCATCATCCTCGACGAGGCCCAGAACACCTCGCCCGAGCAGATGAAGATGTTCCTCACCCGCCTCGGGTTCAACTCCCGGGTGGTGGTCACCGGCGACACCAGCCAGATCGACCTCCCGGGCGGCACCCGCAGCGGGCTCAAGGTCGTCCAGGAGATCCTGGCCGACGTCCCGGACATCCACTTCTCCGTCCTCACCAGCAACGACGTGGTCCGCCACAAGCTGGTCGGCCGGATCGTGGACGCCTACGAGCGCTGGGACGCGCGGCAGGAGGCCGAGGAGAACGCCCCGGCCGCCCGCAAGCCCGCCCAGCGGCGCCTCGGCAAGACCGCCGCGGCGCGCGCACCCCGACAGTCCCATCGCACCGAAAGCTGA
- the ybeY gene encoding rRNA maturation RNase YbeY: MSIDIANESGWDADEEAILDVARFALDKMRIHPQSELSVILVDGAAMEELHIQWMDLPGPTDVMSFPMDELRPGKEGEELPQGLLGDIVLCPEVAEQQGKAAPSKHSMDEELQLLTVHGVLHVLGYDHEEPEEEEEMFALQKRILDDWRAGRGLGGISPAPTTH; encoded by the coding sequence ATGTCGATCGACATCGCCAACGAGTCCGGCTGGGACGCCGATGAGGAAGCCATCCTCGACGTCGCCCGCTTCGCCCTGGACAAGATGCGGATCCACCCGCAGTCCGAACTGTCCGTGATCCTGGTGGACGGTGCGGCGATGGAGGAGCTGCACATCCAGTGGATGGACCTGCCCGGCCCGACCGACGTGATGTCGTTCCCGATGGACGAGCTGCGTCCCGGCAAGGAGGGCGAGGAGCTGCCGCAGGGCCTGCTCGGCGACATCGTGCTCTGCCCCGAGGTCGCCGAGCAGCAGGGCAAGGCGGCCCCCTCCAAGCACTCGATGGACGAGGAGCTGCAGCTGCTCACCGTCCACGGCGTACTGCACGTCCTCGGCTACGACCACGAGGAGCCGGAGGAGGAAGAGGAGATGTTCGCCCTCCAGAAGCGCATCCTGGACGACTGGCGGGCCGGCCGCGGCCTCGGCGGCATCTCGCCGGCCCCCACCACCCACTGA
- a CDS encoding hemolysin family protein, with the protein MSGESTSFILGAVALVVLGWLAACAEAGISRVSRFRAEEAVRNGRRGSARLLAVASDPFRYLNLATLIRVASEMAAAVLVTAVCVRNIHPTWQAVLLAFGVMVLVSFVAVGVSPRTIGRQHPISTATAASFVLLPLAAVLGPIPRLLILLGNALTPGKGYREGPFASEAELRALVDLAEKDDLIEDEERRMVHSVFELGDTIVREVMVPRTDLVMIERHKTVRQALTLALRSGFSRIPVVGDNEDDVVGIVYLKDLVRRTHINREAEAEEVGAVMRPAVFVPDSKPAGDLLREMQQRRSHVAIVIDEYGGTAGLVTIEDILEEIVGEITDEYDREIAPIEDLGDGSYRITARLLVEDLGELFGIELEDEDVETVGGLLAKHLGRVPIPGSSCRIPLPEPVADGLTGILLTAESSAGRRNRIGSMVASPVRGAEASGQAPGE; encoded by the coding sequence GTGAGCGGTGAGAGTACGAGCTTCATCCTCGGTGCCGTGGCGCTGGTCGTGCTCGGCTGGCTGGCCGCGTGTGCCGAGGCGGGCATCTCGCGGGTCTCCCGGTTCCGGGCGGAGGAGGCGGTACGGAACGGGCGGCGCGGCTCCGCGCGGCTGCTGGCCGTCGCCTCCGACCCGTTCCGCTACCTCAACCTGGCGACCCTGATCCGGGTGGCCAGCGAGATGGCGGCGGCGGTGCTGGTCACCGCGGTGTGCGTGCGCAACATCCACCCGACCTGGCAGGCCGTGCTGCTGGCCTTCGGCGTGATGGTGCTGGTGTCCTTCGTCGCGGTGGGCGTCTCGCCGCGCACGATCGGGCGCCAGCACCCGATCTCCACCGCGACCGCCGCCTCCTTCGTGCTGCTGCCGCTGGCCGCGGTGCTCGGCCCGATCCCGCGGCTGCTGATCCTGCTCGGCAACGCGCTGACCCCGGGCAAGGGCTACCGGGAGGGGCCGTTCGCCTCCGAGGCGGAGCTGCGGGCGCTGGTCGACCTCGCGGAGAAGGACGACCTGATCGAGGACGAGGAGCGCCGGATGGTGCACTCGGTCTTCGAGCTGGGCGACACCATCGTGCGCGAGGTGATGGTGCCGCGCACCGACCTGGTGATGATCGAGCGGCACAAGACCGTCCGGCAGGCGCTCACCCTGGCGCTGCGCTCGGGCTTCTCACGGATCCCGGTGGTCGGCGACAACGAGGACGACGTGGTCGGCATCGTCTACCTCAAGGACCTGGTGCGCCGCACCCACATCAACCGCGAGGCGGAGGCCGAGGAGGTCGGCGCGGTGATGCGCCCGGCCGTGTTCGTCCCGGACTCCAAGCCGGCCGGCGACCTGCTGCGCGAGATGCAGCAGCGCCGCTCGCACGTCGCGATCGTGATCGACGAGTACGGCGGCACGGCGGGGCTGGTCACCATCGAGGACATCCTGGAGGAGATCGTCGGCGAGATCACCGACGAGTACGACCGGGAGATCGCGCCGATCGAGGACCTCGGCGACGGCTCGTACCGGATCACCGCCCGGCTGCTGGTGGAGGACCTGGGCGAGCTGTTCGGCATCGAGCTGGAGGACGAGGACGTCGAGACCGTCGGCGGCCTGCTGGCCAAGCACCTCGGCCGGGTGCCGATCCCCGGCTCCTCCTGCCGGATCCCGCTGCCCGAGCCGGTCGCGGACGGCCTGACCGGCATCCTGCTGACCGCCGAGTCCTCGGCCGGGCGCCGCAACCGGATCGGCTCGATGGTCGCCTCGCCGGTGCGCGGGGCGGAGGCGTCCGGGCAGGCCCCGGGCGAGTAG
- a CDS encoding DUF4383 domain-containing protein, translating into MKLQDELPTVDRRLALVWRVGAGFGGIFLIVFGSLGLANHPGFLGTHGERIAGLSTDGALSVLSIVVGAILLLGAVIGGNFASNLNMVVGVLFVLSGFYGLTVLGRPEANILNFRMSNVLFAFVFGIVLTTFGMYGRVSSHLPHDNPFWRKRISQEEPLPSGAAKTFVKVLNPNPGRTHPVGH; encoded by the coding sequence ATGAAGCTGCAAGACGAACTGCCGACCGTCGATCGCCGGCTCGCCCTGGTGTGGCGGGTCGGGGCGGGGTTCGGGGGGATCTTCCTGATCGTGTTCGGGTCCCTGGGGCTGGCGAACCACCCGGGGTTCCTGGGCACCCACGGTGAGCGGATCGCCGGGCTGTCGACCGACGGGGCGCTGAGCGTCCTGTCCATCGTGGTGGGTGCGATCCTGCTGCTCGGCGCCGTGATCGGCGGGAACTTCGCGTCCAACCTCAACATGGTGGTCGGTGTGCTGTTCGTCCTGTCCGGCTTCTACGGACTGACGGTGCTCGGGCGGCCGGAGGCGAACATCCTCAACTTCCGGATGTCGAACGTGCTGTTCGCGTTCGTCTTCGGGATCGTCCTGACCACCTTCGGGATGTACGGCCGGGTGAGCAGCCACCTGCCGCACGACAACCCGTTCTGGCGCAAGCGGATCTCGCAGGAGGAGCCGCTGCCGTCCGGGGCCGCGAAGACCTTCGTCAAGGTGCTCAACCCGAACCCGGGGCGCACCCACCCGGTCGGCCACTGA
- a CDS encoding cytidine/deoxycytidylate deaminase family protein produces the protein MSDIVELDPEDKKIITLARSARARNGVPEGAAVRDETGRTYVAGTVSLASLELSALQTAVAMAVASGAKSLEAAAVVSEAEQPAETDLAAVRDLGGAGTPVLLAGPDGTLRVSAEAR, from the coding sequence ATGAGTGACATCGTCGAACTCGACCCCGAAGACAAGAAGATCATCACCCTGGCCCGCTCGGCCCGCGCCCGCAACGGCGTGCCCGAGGGGGCCGCGGTGCGTGACGAGACCGGCCGCACCTACGTCGCCGGGACGGTCTCGCTGGCGTCACTGGAGCTGAGCGCGCTGCAGACGGCGGTGGCGATGGCGGTGGCCAGCGGTGCGAAGTCGCTGGAGGCGGCTGCCGTGGTGAGCGAGGCCGAGCAGCCGGCCGAGACCGACCTGGCGGCCGTGCGGGACCTGGGCGGGGCCGGGACGCCGGTGCTGCTGGCCGGTCCGGACGGGACGCTGCGGGTGTCGGCCGAGGCCCGCTGA
- the era gene encoding GTPase Era — protein MNAPSSSYRSGFACFVGRPNAGKSTLTNALVGTKVAITSDRPQTTRHTVRGIVHRPDAQLVLVDTPGLHKPRTLLGERLNDLVRTTWAEVDVIGFCLPADQKIGPGDKFIAKEIAGIKKTPKVAIVTKTDLVDSKRLAEQLIAIQQLGVELGFEWAEIIPVSAVGDKQVELVADLLTKLLPEGDQLYPDGDLTDEPEQIMVAELIREAALEGVRDELPHSLAVVVEEMLPREGRPADRPLLDIHANVYIERQSQKAIVIGAKGSRLKHVGTTARKHIEALLGTPVYLDLHVKVAKDWQRDPKQLRKLGF, from the coding sequence ATGAATGCCCCTTCCTCCTCGTACCGCTCCGGGTTCGCGTGCTTCGTCGGCCGTCCCAACGCGGGCAAGTCGACCCTGACCAACGCCCTGGTGGGGACGAAGGTCGCGATCACCTCCGACCGCCCGCAGACCACCCGGCACACCGTGCGCGGCATCGTGCACCGCCCGGACGCCCAGCTCGTGCTGGTCGACACCCCCGGTCTGCACAAGCCCCGCACCCTGCTCGGCGAACGCCTCAACGACCTGGTCCGCACCACCTGGGCCGAGGTCGACGTGATCGGCTTCTGCCTGCCCGCCGACCAGAAGATCGGCCCCGGCGACAAGTTCATCGCCAAGGAGATCGCCGGGATCAAGAAGACCCCCAAGGTCGCCATCGTCACCAAGACCGACCTGGTCGACTCCAAGCGGCTGGCCGAGCAGCTGATCGCCATCCAGCAGCTCGGCGTCGAGCTGGGCTTCGAGTGGGCCGAGATCATCCCGGTCTCCGCCGTCGGCGACAAGCAGGTGGAACTGGTCGCCGACCTGCTCACCAAGCTGCTGCCCGAGGGCGACCAGCTCTACCCGGACGGCGACCTCACCGACGAGCCCGAGCAGATCATGGTCGCCGAGCTGATCCGCGAGGCCGCCCTGGAGGGCGTGCGGGACGAACTGCCGCACTCGCTGGCCGTCGTGGTCGAGGAGATGCTGCCGCGCGAGGGCCGCCCGGCGGACCGCCCGCTGCTGGACATCCACGCCAACGTCTACATCGAGCGGCAGAGCCAGAAGGCGATCGTGATCGGCGCCAAGGGCTCGCGGCTCAAGCACGTCGGCACCACCGCCCGCAAGCACATCGAGGCGCTGCTCGGCACGCCGGTCTACCTGGACCTGCACGTCAAGGTGGCCAAGGACTGGCAGCGCGACCCCAAGCAGCTGCGCAAGCTCGGCTTCTGA
- a CDS encoding protealysin inhibitor emfourin: MRIQVTRTGGLAGIVRHAELDTVDRTDAPHVHALAREAVAGGLRAPSYGVPDGFHYEITVDGRTVHCADPKLTDSQRELVSLVLREGA; the protein is encoded by the coding sequence ATGCGCATCCAGGTGACCCGGACCGGCGGCCTCGCCGGAATCGTCCGCCACGCCGAACTCGACACCGTCGACCGCACGGACGCCCCGCACGTCCACGCGCTCGCCCGCGAAGCCGTCGCGGGAGGGCTGCGCGCCCCCTCGTACGGCGTACCGGACGGCTTCCACTACGAGATCACCGTCGACGGACGGACGGTGCACTGCGCCGACCCCAAGCTCACCGACTCCCAGCGGGAGCTGGTGTCCCTGGTGCTGCGCGAGGGCGCGTAA
- a CDS encoding M4 family metallopeptidase has translation MTAGVPHCAIVPPYVLGRLAEAGHEPAIHSLALDTAHRAARLTAPPPTAGAPGLNRVIADTGHSQRLPGRTVRTEGQAPVTDTSVNHAYDGLGDTFALYSEVFGRDSIDGRGLRLDASVHYGRNYDNAFWNGQRMVFGDGDGEIFGDFTACVDVIGHELTHGVTQFTAGLEYQDQPGALNESVSDVFGSLVKQYALHQSAADADWLIGAGLLAPGIQGVALRSMKAPGTAYDDPQLGKDPQPAHMRDYVNTTEDNGGVHINSGIPNHAFYLLATALGGQSWDRAGRIWYDTLTGGQLPADADFTAFARATVAAAKARYPGQPSVADTVTAAWAQVGVSPG, from the coding sequence ATGACTGCAGGAGTCCCGCACTGCGCGATCGTCCCGCCATACGTCCTGGGCCGCCTCGCCGAGGCCGGTCACGAGCCCGCCATCCACTCCCTCGCCCTCGACACCGCGCACCGCGCGGCCCGTCTCACCGCTCCCCCGCCGACCGCCGGCGCGCCCGGCCTGAACCGGGTGATCGCCGACACCGGGCACAGCCAGCGGCTGCCCGGACGCACCGTCCGCACCGAGGGCCAGGCCCCGGTCACCGACACCTCCGTCAACCACGCCTACGACGGCCTCGGCGACACCTTCGCGCTGTACTCCGAGGTCTTCGGCCGCGACTCGATCGACGGCCGGGGTCTGCGGCTGGACGCCAGCGTCCACTACGGCCGGAACTACGACAACGCCTTCTGGAACGGCCAGCGGATGGTCTTCGGCGACGGCGACGGCGAGATCTTCGGTGACTTCACCGCCTGCGTCGACGTCATCGGCCACGAACTCACCCACGGCGTCACCCAGTTCACCGCCGGCCTGGAGTACCAGGACCAGCCCGGCGCGCTCAACGAGTCGGTCTCCGACGTCTTCGGCTCGCTGGTCAAGCAGTACGCGCTGCACCAGAGCGCCGCCGACGCCGACTGGCTGATCGGCGCCGGGCTGCTCGCCCCCGGGATCCAGGGCGTGGCGCTGCGCTCGATGAAGGCCCCCGGCACCGCCTACGACGACCCCCAGCTCGGCAAGGACCCGCAGCCCGCGCACATGCGGGACTACGTGAACACCACCGAGGACAACGGCGGGGTGCACATCAACTCCGGCATCCCCAACCACGCGTTCTACCTGCTGGCCACCGCCCTCGGCGGCCAGTCCTGGGACCGCGCCGGGCGGATCTGGTACGACACCCTGACCGGCGGCCAGTTGCCCGCCGACGCCGACTTCACCGCCTTCGCCCGGGCCACCGTGGCCGCGGCCAAGGCCCGTTACCCCGGCCAGCCCTCGGTCGCGGACACCGTGACGGCCGCCTGGGCCCAGGTCGGCGTGAGCCCGGGGTGA